The Canis aureus isolate CA01 chromosome 11, VMU_Caureus_v.1.0, whole genome shotgun sequence genome has a segment encoding these proteins:
- the IL1R2 gene encoding interleukin-1 receptor type 2 isoform X3, which translates to MENLFQDTLLQSAGSEISISRVLRKLPETMFILYMLIMGVSAFTIQPEEHPGAAENCQFRGKYFKTDFRVEGEPVVLRCPQVQPWLWTSVSPHTSLAWRKNDSARMVPGKEETRMWVQDGALWILPALQEDSGTYICTARNASYCDEMSVELRVFEKTEASLPFISYPQILTLSTSGFLVCPDLSEFTHNKMDMKIQWYKDSVLLDQDNEKFLNVKGTSRLLIHNVSVEDAGYYSCAVTFTHEGMLYNVSRNIELRVNSEYLLLRKRRGDNSCDYLPPPDHIGFTGEYSENNENYIEVPLIFDPVIREDLNTDFKCFVRNTLSFQMLHATVKEAASFSWGMVLAPLSLVILVLVGIIWMHRRCKHRSGKAYSWTMFKTGH; encoded by the exons ATGGAAAATCTATTCCAAGACACCTT GCTACAGAGTGCTGGATCTGAGATCTCCATCTCCCGTGTCCTCCGGAAGTTGCCAGAAACAATGTTTATCTTGTACATGTTGATAATGGGTGTTTCAGCCTTCACCATTCAGCCTGAGGAACACCCAG GGGCTGCAGAAAACTGCCAGTTTCGTGGCAAGTATTTCAAAACTGACTTCAGGGTGGAAGGGGAGCCTGTGGTCCTGAGGTGCCCCCAGGTTCAGCCCTGGTTGTGGACATCCGTCAGCCCCCACACCAGCCTGGCGTGGCGTAAAAACGATTCTGCTAGAATGGTCCCAGGGAAAGAAGAGACGAGAATGTGGGTCCAGGATGGTGCTCTCTGGATCTTGCCAGCCTTGCAGGAGGACTCTGGCACCTACATCTGCACTGCCAG AAATGCCTCTTACTGTGATGAAATGTCCGTGGAGCTCAGGGTTTTCGAGAAGACAGAAGCTTCCCTGCCTTTCATATCGTACCCGCAAATTTTAACCTTGTCAACCTCTGGGTTCTTAGTTTGTCCTGATCTGAGTGAATTTACCCATAACAAAATGGACATGAAGATTCAGTGGTATAag gatTCTGTCCTTTTGGATCAAGACAACGAGAAGTTTCTAAATGTGAAGGGAACCTCTCGCTTACTCATACATAATGTATCTGTGGAGGATGCGGGTTATTACAGCTGTGCCGTGACATTCACCCACGAAGGCATGCTGTACAACGTGTCCAGGAATATTGAACTACGTGTCAACAGTGAGTACTTGCTGCTGAG aaaaagaagaggagacaaTTCCTGTGATTATCTCCCCCCACCAGACCATATTGGCTTCACTGG GGAATACTCAGAAAACAATGAGAACTACATCGAAGTGCCACTGATTTTTGATCCAGTCATAAGAGAGGATTTGAACACGGATTTTAAATGCTTTGTCCGAAACACACTGAGTTTTCAGATGCTCCATGCCACAGTCAAGGAAG CTGCCTCGTTCTCCTGGGGGATGGTGCTGGCCCCCCTCTCCCTGGTCATCTTGGTTTTGGTGGGAATAATATGGATGCATAGACGGTGTAAACACAGAAGCGGAAAGGCATACAGTTGGACCATGTTCAAGACCGGCCACTAA
- the IL1R2 gene encoding interleukin-1 receptor type 2 isoform X2, which produces MQGCRLQSAGSEISISRVLRKLPETMFILYMLIMGVSAFTIQPEEHPGAAENCQFRGKYFKTDFRVEGEPVVLRCPQVQPWLWTSVSPHTSLAWRKNDSARMVPGKEETRMWVQDGALWILPALQEDSGTYICTARNASYCDEMSVELRVFEKTEASLPFISYPQILTLSTSGFLVCPDLSEFTHNKMDMKIQWYKDSVLLDQDNEKFLNVKGTSRLLIHNVSVEDAGYYSCAVTFTHEGMLYNVSRNIELRVNKKEEETIPVIISPHQTILASLGSRLTIPCKVFLGAGTQSTTMLWWMANNTKIENAYQGGRVAQGQRQEYSENNENYIEVPLIFDPVIREDLNTDFKCFVRNTLSFQMLHATVKEAASFSWGMVLAPLSLVILVLVGIIWMHRRCKHRSGKAYSWTMFKTGH; this is translated from the exons GCTACAGAGTGCTGGATCTGAGATCTCCATCTCCCGTGTCCTCCGGAAGTTGCCAGAAACAATGTTTATCTTGTACATGTTGATAATGGGTGTTTCAGCCTTCACCATTCAGCCTGAGGAACACCCAG GGGCTGCAGAAAACTGCCAGTTTCGTGGCAAGTATTTCAAAACTGACTTCAGGGTGGAAGGGGAGCCTGTGGTCCTGAGGTGCCCCCAGGTTCAGCCCTGGTTGTGGACATCCGTCAGCCCCCACACCAGCCTGGCGTGGCGTAAAAACGATTCTGCTAGAATGGTCCCAGGGAAAGAAGAGACGAGAATGTGGGTCCAGGATGGTGCTCTCTGGATCTTGCCAGCCTTGCAGGAGGACTCTGGCACCTACATCTGCACTGCCAG AAATGCCTCTTACTGTGATGAAATGTCCGTGGAGCTCAGGGTTTTCGAGAAGACAGAAGCTTCCCTGCCTTTCATATCGTACCCGCAAATTTTAACCTTGTCAACCTCTGGGTTCTTAGTTTGTCCTGATCTGAGTGAATTTACCCATAACAAAATGGACATGAAGATTCAGTGGTATAag gatTCTGTCCTTTTGGATCAAGACAACGAGAAGTTTCTAAATGTGAAGGGAACCTCTCGCTTACTCATACATAATGTATCTGTGGAGGATGCGGGTTATTACAGCTGTGCCGTGACATTCACCCACGAAGGCATGCTGTACAACGTGTCCAGGAATATTGAACTACGTGTCAACA aaaaagaagaggagacaaTTCCTGTGATTATCTCCCCCCACCAGACCATATTGGCTTCACTGG GGTCAAGACTGACAATCCCATGTAAGGTGTTTCTGGGAGCTGGGACACAGTCGACCACCATGCTCTGGTGGATGGCCAACAACACCAAAATTGAGAACGCCTACCAGGGTGGCCGTGTGGCCCAGGGGCAGCGCCA GGAATACTCAGAAAACAATGAGAACTACATCGAAGTGCCACTGATTTTTGATCCAGTCATAAGAGAGGATTTGAACACGGATTTTAAATGCTTTGTCCGAAACACACTGAGTTTTCAGATGCTCCATGCCACAGTCAAGGAAG CTGCCTCGTTCTCCTGGGGGATGGTGCTGGCCCCCCTCTCCCTGGTCATCTTGGTTTTGGTGGGAATAATATGGATGCATAGACGGTGTAAACACAGAAGCGGAAAGGCATACAGTTGGACCATGTTCAAGACCGGCCACTAA
- the IL1R2 gene encoding interleukin-1 receptor type 2 isoform X1, which yields MENLFQDTLLQSAGSEISISRVLRKLPETMFILYMLIMGVSAFTIQPEEHPGAAENCQFRGKYFKTDFRVEGEPVVLRCPQVQPWLWTSVSPHTSLAWRKNDSARMVPGKEETRMWVQDGALWILPALQEDSGTYICTARNASYCDEMSVELRVFEKTEASLPFISYPQILTLSTSGFLVCPDLSEFTHNKMDMKIQWYKDSVLLDQDNEKFLNVKGTSRLLIHNVSVEDAGYYSCAVTFTHEGMLYNVSRNIELRVNKKEEETIPVIISPHQTILASLGSRLTIPCKVFLGAGTQSTTMLWWMANNTKIENAYQGGRVAQGQRQEYSENNENYIEVPLIFDPVIREDLNTDFKCFVRNTLSFQMLHATVKEAASFSWGMVLAPLSLVILVLVGIIWMHRRCKHRSGKAYSWTMFKTGH from the exons ATGGAAAATCTATTCCAAGACACCTT GCTACAGAGTGCTGGATCTGAGATCTCCATCTCCCGTGTCCTCCGGAAGTTGCCAGAAACAATGTTTATCTTGTACATGTTGATAATGGGTGTTTCAGCCTTCACCATTCAGCCTGAGGAACACCCAG GGGCTGCAGAAAACTGCCAGTTTCGTGGCAAGTATTTCAAAACTGACTTCAGGGTGGAAGGGGAGCCTGTGGTCCTGAGGTGCCCCCAGGTTCAGCCCTGGTTGTGGACATCCGTCAGCCCCCACACCAGCCTGGCGTGGCGTAAAAACGATTCTGCTAGAATGGTCCCAGGGAAAGAAGAGACGAGAATGTGGGTCCAGGATGGTGCTCTCTGGATCTTGCCAGCCTTGCAGGAGGACTCTGGCACCTACATCTGCACTGCCAG AAATGCCTCTTACTGTGATGAAATGTCCGTGGAGCTCAGGGTTTTCGAGAAGACAGAAGCTTCCCTGCCTTTCATATCGTACCCGCAAATTTTAACCTTGTCAACCTCTGGGTTCTTAGTTTGTCCTGATCTGAGTGAATTTACCCATAACAAAATGGACATGAAGATTCAGTGGTATAag gatTCTGTCCTTTTGGATCAAGACAACGAGAAGTTTCTAAATGTGAAGGGAACCTCTCGCTTACTCATACATAATGTATCTGTGGAGGATGCGGGTTATTACAGCTGTGCCGTGACATTCACCCACGAAGGCATGCTGTACAACGTGTCCAGGAATATTGAACTACGTGTCAACA aaaaagaagaggagacaaTTCCTGTGATTATCTCCCCCCACCAGACCATATTGGCTTCACTGG GGTCAAGACTGACAATCCCATGTAAGGTGTTTCTGGGAGCTGGGACACAGTCGACCACCATGCTCTGGTGGATGGCCAACAACACCAAAATTGAGAACGCCTACCAGGGTGGCCGTGTGGCCCAGGGGCAGCGCCA GGAATACTCAGAAAACAATGAGAACTACATCGAAGTGCCACTGATTTTTGATCCAGTCATAAGAGAGGATTTGAACACGGATTTTAAATGCTTTGTCCGAAACACACTGAGTTTTCAGATGCTCCATGCCACAGTCAAGGAAG CTGCCTCGTTCTCCTGGGGGATGGTGCTGGCCCCCCTCTCCCTGGTCATCTTGGTTTTGGTGGGAATAATATGGATGCATAGACGGTGTAAACACAGAAGCGGAAAGGCATACAGTTGGACCATGTTCAAGACCGGCCACTAA